Proteins encoded in a region of the Canis lupus familiaris isolate Mischka breed German Shepherd chromosome 1, alternate assembly UU_Cfam_GSD_1.0, whole genome shotgun sequence genome:
- the RAET1E gene encoding retinoic acid early transcript 1E yields the protein MADAHSLCLNLTVKSQARPEHPWYEVQGSVDKKPFLQYDSDSSKVRPLGLLGKKVNATKAWTELTQMLADVGQELRMILPDIKLENNMTKGPTSETRWTYWEIRELKESKPMTHFNISRQMTLFFDAMKISWTVVNPGARGIKEEWESKGMADYFRRISMGDCNQWLQEFLEHWEKMLEPSSN from the exons ATGGCAG ATGCTCATTCTCTCTGCCTCAACCTCACCGTCAAATCTCAGGCCAGACCTGAACACCCTTGGTATgaagtgcagggctcagtggatAAAAAGCCTTTCCTTCAGTATGACAGTGATAGCAGCAAGGTCAGACCTTTGGGTCTCCTGGGGAAGAAGGTAAATGCCACCAAAGCATGGACAGAATTGACCCAGATGCTGGCAGATGTGGGGCAAGAGCTCAGGATGATCCTGCCTGACATCAAACTGGAGAACAACATGACCAAGG GTCCCACCTCAGAGACACGCTGGACCTACTGGGAGATCAGGGAGCTCAAAGAGTCCAAGCCAATGACT CACTTCAATATCAGCAGACAAATGACCCTCTTCTTTGATGCAATGAAAATAAGCTGGACAGTAGTGAATCCTGGAGCCAGAGGTATCAAGGAGGAGTGGGAGAGTAAGGGAATGGCAGACTATTTCAGGAGGATCTCAATGGGAGACTGCAATCAATGGCTTCAGGAATTCTTAGAACATTGGGAGAAAATGCTGGAGCCTTCAAGTAACTAA
- the LOC102156136 gene encoding ATP synthase membrane subunit DAPIT, mitochondrial-like: protein MAGPETDAQFHFTSIKKYFNSYTLTGRMNCVLATYGGIALKILYFKLRSKKTPAVKAT from the coding sequence ATGGCAGGTCCAGAAACTGATGCCCAATTCCATTTCACtagcatcaaaaaatatttcaactcttATACTCTCACAGGTAGAATGAATTGTGTATTGGCCACATACGGAGGCAttgctttgaagattttataCTTCAAATTAAGGTCTAAAAAAACACCAGCTGTGAAAGCAACATAA